A single region of the Vicia villosa cultivar HV-30 ecotype Madison, WI linkage group LG4, Vvil1.0, whole genome shotgun sequence genome encodes:
- the LOC131596394 gene encoding beta-fructofuranosidase, insoluble isoenzyme CWINV3-like isoform X2, translated as MYYKGVYHFFYQHNPYAATFGDKIIWAHSVSYDLINWIHLNNALEPSEPYDINSCWSGSATILPGEKPVILYTGIDHNKHQVQNLAMPKNLSDPFLREWQKHPQNPLITPPNEVEKDEFRDPTTAWHGKDGKWRVIIGAQKGDEGKVILYQSEDFINWTKNPKPFFATDNTRVIECPDFFPVYINSTNGVDTSVENSSVRHVLKISYQSNQHDYYFLGKYVSDKENFVSDEKFSGTSKDLRFDYGKFYASKSFFDYAKNRRILWGWVNESDTAQDDIEKGWAGLQAIPRKVWLDESGKRLLQWPIEEVENLRDTKISITGKKLEGGSTLEVLGITASQVDVEVLFELPDLESGESLEDSSEVDPQLLCSKQYASRNGQIGPFGLLALASKDLTEQTAVSFQIYKTPNRYLCLMCSDQSRSSLRQDLDKTTYGTIFDIDPNLKAISLRSLIDKSIIESFGDGGRAIITSRVYPLLAIKKDAHLYVFNNGSQSVVISKLNAWSMKQAEIGHEGSIRCA; from the exons ATGTACTACAAAGGTGTTTATCACTTTTTCTACCAACATAACCCATATGCTGCAACATTTGGTGATAAGATTATATGGGCTCATTCAGTATCCTATGATCTCATCAATTGGATTCATCTCAATAATGCTCTTGAACCAAGTGAGCCTTATGACATCAACAGTTGTTGGTCAGGTTCAGCCACTATACTCCCAGGAGAAAAACCTGTTATTCTTTACACTGGAATCGATCACAATAAACATCAAGTTCAAAATTTAGCTATGCCAAAGAACTTATCAGACCCTTTCTTAAGAGAATGGCAAAAACACCCTCAAAATCCTTTGATCACTCCACCCAATGAGGTTGAAAAAGATGAATTCAGAGACCCTACAACTGCTTGGCATGGAAAAGACGGAAAATGGAGAGTAATCATAGGTGCTCAAAAGGGCGATGAAGGAAAAGTTATTCTTTACCAAAGTGAGGATTTTATTAATTGGACAAAGAATCCAAAACCTTTTTTTGCAACAGATAATACTCGAGTTATTGAATGTCCGGATTTTTTCCCCGTATATATCAATAGTACAAATGGGGTTGATACATCTGTGGAAAATTCAAGTGTTAGGCATGTTTTGAAGATAAGCTATCAAAGCAATCAACATGACTATTATTTTCTTGGTAAATATGTATCTGATAAGGAAAACTTTGTTTCCGATGAAAAATTTTCAGGAACTAGTAAAGATTTAAGGTTTGACTATGGTAAATTTTACGCTTCAAAGTCGTTTTTTGACTATGCTAAGAATAGGAGAATATTGTGGGGATGGGTGAATGAGTCTGACACTGCACAAGACGATATTGAGAAAGGATGGGCCGGTTTACAG GCGATTCCGAGGAAAGTTTGGCTTGATGAAAGTGGGAAGAGATTATTGCAGTGGCCAATTGAGGAGGTAGAAAATCTAAGAGACACAAAAATCAGTATTACAGGAAAGAAACTTGAGGGTGGATCAACTCTTGAAGTCTTAGGCATCACTGCGTCACAG GTTGATGTAGAAGTGTTGTTTGAGCTACCTGATCTAGAAAGTGGCGAGTCGTTAGAAGATTCAAGTGAAGTTGATCCTCAACTATTATGTAGCAAACAATATGCATCAAGAAATGGACAAATAGGGCCATTTGGTTTGTTAGCTTTAGCTTCAAAGGATCTCACAGAGCAAACTGCAGTGTCTTTCCAAATATATAAAACTCCAAATCGATATTTATGTCTGATGTGCAGTgatcagagcag GTCTTCATTGCGGCAAGATCTTGATAAAACCACATATGGAACAATTTTCGACATAGATCCCAATCTCAAAGCGATTTCACTTAGAAGCTTG ATTGACAAGTCCATTATTGAGAGTTTTGGTGATGGAGGAAGAGCTATCATAACAAGTAGAGTTTATCCATTATTGGCTataaagaaagatgctcatctttATGTATTCAACAATGGAAGCCAAAGTgtggttatttcaaaacttaatgCTTGGAGCATGAAGCAAGCAGAGATAGGCCATGAGGGAAGTATAAGATGTGCTTAA
- the LOC131596395 gene encoding uncharacterized protein LOC131596395 — MNSLSLHNTLHFHFHHTFISSKPTPFFLKTKPPTHTQCCINNNNTIIDIDMVKTKQGTYVPKQNKVVVLWDLDNKPPRGPPYDAALSLKTLAQRFGELTDISAYANRHAFIHLPQWVLNQRRERKSLDILERKGIVNPSEPYLCSVCGRKCKTNVDLKKHFKQLHQRERQKKLNRLKSLKGKKRQKYKERFVSGDQKYNDAVREIVTPRVGYGLAAELRRAGVFVKTVEDKPQAADWALKKQMMHSMSRGIDWLFLVSDDSDFSEMLRKAREANLGTVVVGDVDRALGRHADLWVPWNAVENGEVLDMDLVAKSRDRRRRTNTTSTSTVDDFGDVLFFQEDEEMEMGEDFRLEYSEDEDSDEYTSDEEDDDGFYIY, encoded by the coding sequence ATGAATTCTCTCTCCCTCCATAACACTCTCCACTTCCACTTCCACCACACCTTCATCTCTTCCAAACCCACCCCTTTCTTCCTCAAAACAAAACCCCCAACCCATACACAATGctgcatcaacaacaacaacaccatcaTCGACATCGACATGGTAAAAACCAAACAAGGAACCTACGTCCCAAAACAGAACAAAGTCGTTGTCCTCTGGGACCTCGACAACAAACCCCCACGCGGCCCACCTTACGACGCCGCACTCTCTCTCAAAACCCTCGCCCAACGCTTCGGCGAACTCACCGACATCTCCGCCTACGCCAACCGCCACGCCTTCATCCACCTCCCTCAATGGGTCCTCAACCAACGCCGCGAACGCAAAAGCCTCGACATCCTCGAACGCAAGGGAATCGTCAACCCCTCCGAGCCCTACCTATGCTCCGTCTGCGGCCGGAAGTGCAAAACCAACGTTGATCTCAAGAAACACTTCAAGCAGCTTCACCAGCGAGAGCGGCAGAAGAAGCTGAACCGTTTGAAGTCGTTGAAGGGGAAGAAGAGACAGAAGTATAAGGAGCGGTTTGTTAGTGGGGACCAGAAGTATAATGATGCGGTTAGGGAGATTGTTACGCCGAGAGTTGGGTATGGTCTTGCGGCGGAGTTGCGGCGGGCGGGGGTTTTTGTGAAGACTGTGGAGGATAAGCCTCAGGCGGCTGATTGGGCTTTGAAGAAGCAGATGATGCATTCTATGAGTAGAGGGATTGATTGGTTGTTTTTGGTTTCGGATGATTCGGATTTTAGTGAGATGTTGAGGAAGGCTAGAGAGGCGAATTTAGGGACGGTTGTTGTTGGGGATGTTGATAGGGCTTTGGGGAGACATGCGGATTTGTGGGTTCCGTGGAATGCGGTTGAGAATGGGGAGGTTTTGGATATGGATTTGGTGGCAAAGAGTAGAGATAGGAGAAGAAGAACGAATACTACATCGACATCGACAGTGGATGATTTTGGTGATGTTTTGTTTTTTCAAGAGGACGAGGAAATGGAAATGGGAGAGGACTTTAGGTTGGAGTATAGCGAAGACGAGGATTCAGATGAATACAcaagtgatgaagaagatgatgatgggtTTTATATTTATTGA
- the LOC131596394 gene encoding beta-fructofuranosidase, insoluble isoenzyme CWINV3-like isoform X1, whose protein sequence is MFLLKKIDCRCLLHSADPNAPMYYKGVYHFFYQHNPYAATFGDKIIWAHSVSYDLINWIHLNNALEPSEPYDINSCWSGSATILPGEKPVILYTGIDHNKHQVQNLAMPKNLSDPFLREWQKHPQNPLITPPNEVEKDEFRDPTTAWHGKDGKWRVIIGAQKGDEGKVILYQSEDFINWTKNPKPFFATDNTRVIECPDFFPVYINSTNGVDTSVENSSVRHVLKISYQSNQHDYYFLGKYVSDKENFVSDEKFSGTSKDLRFDYGKFYASKSFFDYAKNRRILWGWVNESDTAQDDIEKGWAGLQAIPRKVWLDESGKRLLQWPIEEVENLRDTKISITGKKLEGGSTLEVLGITASQVDVEVLFELPDLESGESLEDSSEVDPQLLCSKQYASRNGQIGPFGLLALASKDLTEQTAVSFQIYKTPNRYLCLMCSDQSRSSLRQDLDKTTYGTIFDIDPNLKAISLRSLIDKSIIESFGDGGRAIITSRVYPLLAIKKDAHLYVFNNGSQSVVISKLNAWSMKQAEIGHEGSIRCA, encoded by the exons ATGTTTTTGTTGAAGAAAATTGATTGTAGATGTCTTCTTCATTCTGCAGATCCAAATG CTCCTATGTACTACAAAGGTGTTTATCACTTTTTCTACCAACATAACCCATATGCTGCAACATTTGGTGATAAGATTATATGGGCTCATTCAGTATCCTATGATCTCATCAATTGGATTCATCTCAATAATGCTCTTGAACCAAGTGAGCCTTATGACATCAACAGTTGTTGGTCAGGTTCAGCCACTATACTCCCAGGAGAAAAACCTGTTATTCTTTACACTGGAATCGATCACAATAAACATCAAGTTCAAAATTTAGCTATGCCAAAGAACTTATCAGACCCTTTCTTAAGAGAATGGCAAAAACACCCTCAAAATCCTTTGATCACTCCACCCAATGAGGTTGAAAAAGATGAATTCAGAGACCCTACAACTGCTTGGCATGGAAAAGACGGAAAATGGAGAGTAATCATAGGTGCTCAAAAGGGCGATGAAGGAAAAGTTATTCTTTACCAAAGTGAGGATTTTATTAATTGGACAAAGAATCCAAAACCTTTTTTTGCAACAGATAATACTCGAGTTATTGAATGTCCGGATTTTTTCCCCGTATATATCAATAGTACAAATGGGGTTGATACATCTGTGGAAAATTCAAGTGTTAGGCATGTTTTGAAGATAAGCTATCAAAGCAATCAACATGACTATTATTTTCTTGGTAAATATGTATCTGATAAGGAAAACTTTGTTTCCGATGAAAAATTTTCAGGAACTAGTAAAGATTTAAGGTTTGACTATGGTAAATTTTACGCTTCAAAGTCGTTTTTTGACTATGCTAAGAATAGGAGAATATTGTGGGGATGGGTGAATGAGTCTGACACTGCACAAGACGATATTGAGAAAGGATGGGCCGGTTTACAG GCGATTCCGAGGAAAGTTTGGCTTGATGAAAGTGGGAAGAGATTATTGCAGTGGCCAATTGAGGAGGTAGAAAATCTAAGAGACACAAAAATCAGTATTACAGGAAAGAAACTTGAGGGTGGATCAACTCTTGAAGTCTTAGGCATCACTGCGTCACAG GTTGATGTAGAAGTGTTGTTTGAGCTACCTGATCTAGAAAGTGGCGAGTCGTTAGAAGATTCAAGTGAAGTTGATCCTCAACTATTATGTAGCAAACAATATGCATCAAGAAATGGACAAATAGGGCCATTTGGTTTGTTAGCTTTAGCTTCAAAGGATCTCACAGAGCAAACTGCAGTGTCTTTCCAAATATATAAAACTCCAAATCGATATTTATGTCTGATGTGCAGTgatcagagcag GTCTTCATTGCGGCAAGATCTTGATAAAACCACATATGGAACAATTTTCGACATAGATCCCAATCTCAAAGCGATTTCACTTAGAAGCTTG ATTGACAAGTCCATTATTGAGAGTTTTGGTGATGGAGGAAGAGCTATCATAACAAGTAGAGTTTATCCATTATTGGCTataaagaaagatgctcatctttATGTATTCAACAATGGAAGCCAAAGTgtggttatttcaaaacttaatgCTTGGAGCATGAAGCAAGCAGAGATAGGCCATGAGGGAAGTATAAGATGTGCTTAA